A window from Halomicrobium urmianum encodes these proteins:
- a CDS encoding glycosyltransferase family 2 protein: protein MWGIADQRKRRRTGATVSQTTDSSGSGPSPSLQREASADEYIVGEGSEVTPVLSVVMPTLNEEEGIVECIDWIKTAVGELEVPTEIVVSDSSTDRTPELAEERGAIVVTPDEPGYGYAFRYAFERTRGEFIVMGDADTTYDFEEIPRLLEPVREGEADICMGSRLEGEVRDGAMPPLHQYVGNPLLTRFLNTFYDAGVSDAHSGFRVFSREALETLDLETTGMEFASEMIMDAGAKGLEIAEVPIVYHEREGEETLDSFSDGWRHVRFMLVNAPGYLFSAPGLLLGLFGAAVMGLAYGGVPINGVNFGVHSMIAGSLFLIAGPQAFSLGVFATVGTDPIQRPDDALTSWIVENATLERGATLGTVVFALGAVQAGYLVWTWVTSGFGNLSFTLGSMVAFTALVVGMQTFFGSFFLSVVGDRQ, encoded by the coding sequence ATGTGGGGAATCGCCGATCAACGGAAAAGACGTCGAACCGGCGCAACCGTGAGCCAGACGACCGACAGTTCGGGGAGCGGACCGTCGCCGTCGCTGCAGCGGGAGGCGTCGGCCGACGAGTACATCGTCGGTGAGGGCAGCGAGGTCACGCCGGTGTTGAGCGTCGTGATGCCGACGCTCAACGAGGAGGAAGGCATCGTCGAGTGCATCGACTGGATCAAGACCGCCGTCGGCGAGCTCGAGGTGCCCACGGAGATCGTCGTCTCCGACAGTTCCACTGATCGGACGCCCGAGCTGGCCGAGGAACGCGGCGCGATCGTCGTCACGCCGGACGAACCCGGCTACGGCTACGCCTTCCGCTACGCCTTCGAGCGAACTCGCGGGGAGTTCATCGTCATGGGCGACGCCGACACCACCTACGACTTCGAGGAGATTCCGCGCCTGCTCGAACCAGTCCGCGAGGGCGAGGCCGACATCTGCATGGGCAGTCGCCTCGAGGGAGAGGTCAGGGACGGCGCGATGCCGCCGCTGCACCAGTACGTCGGGAACCCGCTGCTGACGCGGTTCCTGAACACGTTCTACGACGCCGGCGTCAGCGACGCCCACAGCGGCTTCCGCGTGTTCTCACGGGAAGCCCTGGAGACGCTGGACCTGGAGACGACGGGCATGGAGTTCGCCAGCGAGATGATCATGGACGCCGGCGCGAAGGGCCTCGAGATAGCGGAGGTGCCGATCGTCTACCACGAGCGCGAGGGCGAGGAGACGCTGGACAGCTTCAGCGACGGCTGGCGCCACGTCCGGTTCATGCTCGTCAACGCGCCGGGCTACCTCTTTTCCGCTCCGGGGCTCCTGCTGGGGCTGTTCGGCGCCGCCGTCATGGGACTGGCCTACGGAGGCGTCCCGATCAACGGGGTGAACTTCGGGGTCCACTCGATGATAGCGGGGAGCCTGTTCCTGATCGCCGGGCCGCAGGCGTTCTCGCTGGGCGTGTTCGCCACCGTCGGCACGGACCCCATCCAGCGCCCCGACGACGCCCTCACCAGCTGGATCGTCGAGAACGCGACGCTGGAGCGCGGCGCGACGCTCGGCACCGTCGTGTTCGCGCTCGGTGCGGTCCAGGCCGGCTATCTCGTCTGGACGTGGGTGACCAGCGGCTTCGGCAACCTCTCGTTCACGCTGGGGTCGATGGTCGCGTTCACCGCGCTGGTCGTCGGAATGCAGACCTTCTTCGGCTCGTTCTTCCTCAGCGTCGTCGGCGACCGGCAGTGA
- a CDS encoding Gfo/Idh/MocA family protein, whose translation MSVDSAPVRLGIVGLGFMGSTHATNAEEFGHDVVAGADVAQRPREDFAEAFGATTYEDPEAMYDGEDLDAVAVSTPNAFHEEAVVPALERDLNVLCEKPLADGLESAERIAAAARDSDGFCAVNFHNRISTGAEVFTGYREAGRFGEITHVQANYVRSRGIPGVGSWFTNEDLSGGGAVIDIGVHAIDLALYLMGFPRVEEVLAVTRDNFGTDPDYVDPEDWYDAMDEAVFDVEDSATALIKCAGDRTVSLEVSWAANQTETQEFVVRGTEGGARLDLGGEDLAMIDDGHEGVDHLVESEVTTGSLEHTGWEGSDKLFLDAVAEEDAPDLNTVEQGLTVQRVIDGIYRSAAEGTAVSVNDE comes from the coding sequence ATGTCCGTAGACAGCGCGCCGGTGCGACTCGGTATCGTCGGTCTCGGATTCATGGGGAGCACCCACGCCACCAACGCCGAGGAGTTCGGCCACGACGTCGTCGCCGGGGCCGACGTGGCCCAGAGGCCCCGCGAGGACTTCGCGGAGGCCTTCGGAGCGACGACCTACGAGGACCCGGAGGCGATGTACGACGGGGAGGACCTGGACGCCGTGGCCGTCTCGACGCCCAACGCCTTCCACGAGGAGGCGGTCGTCCCGGCCCTGGAACGGGACCTGAACGTCCTCTGCGAGAAGCCGCTCGCCGACGGCCTGGAGAGCGCTGAACGCATCGCCGCCGCGGCCCGCGACTCCGACGGCTTCTGTGCGGTCAACTTCCACAACCGCATCTCGACCGGCGCCGAGGTCTTCACGGGCTACCGCGAGGCGGGCCGCTTCGGCGAGATCACCCACGTCCAGGCCAACTACGTCCGCTCGCGGGGCATCCCCGGCGTGGGTTCGTGGTTCACCAACGAGGACCTCTCCGGCGGCGGCGCAGTCATCGACATCGGCGTCCACGCCATCGACCTGGCACTGTACCTGATGGGCTTTCCCCGCGTCGAGGAGGTGCTCGCAGTCACGCGGGACAACTTCGGCACCGATCCGGACTACGTCGACCCGGAGGACTGGTACGACGCCATGGACGAGGCCGTCTTCGACGTCGAGGACTCCGCGACCGCGCTGATCAAGTGCGCCGGCGACCGGACGGTCTCGCTGGAGGTGTCCTGGGCGGCCAACCAGACCGAGACCCAGGAGTTCGTCGTCCGCGGGACGGAGGGCGGTGCGCGACTGGATCTCGGCGGCGAGGACCTCGCGATGATCGACGACGGCCACGAGGGCGTCGATCACCTCGTCGAATCGGAGGTCACCACGGGGTCGCTCGAACACACCGGCTGGGAGGGAAGCGACAAGCTTTTTCTCGACGCCGTCGCCGAGGAGGACGCACCGGACCTCAACACCGTCGAGCAGGGCCTGACAGTCCAGCGCGTCATCGACGGCATCTACCGTTCCGCCGCCGAGGGAACGGCCGTCTCCGTAAACGACGAGTGA
- a CDS encoding phosphoribosylaminoimidazolesuccinocarboxamide synthase, whose protein sequence is MTSVKEFRVDEPASPGELGRGSFVFTDDYSVFDWGKMPDEIPDKGASLCTMGAFNFELLEANDIPTHYEGVVIDDETVDLGEALAAGATPEEMAISLTQVPDLPFADGEYDYDAYHEEAGENYLVPLEIVFRNRVPVGSSLRERTDPADHGLDHDEWPDEVVDLNEPVVEFSTKYEEQDRYLDREGADAVAGEASIDRLEELARAVNYVVTEQASEAGLVHEDGKIECLYHEGEIRVADVVGTFDENRFSYDGQQVSKEVVRQYHKRTQPEWVEAVGEAKERADEEDVADWKSLCEESPEPLDDDVIRAARDLYCAGTNAYVGQDVFEAPSLPEAVDAVRSL, encoded by the coding sequence ATGACCAGCGTCAAGGAGTTTCGCGTGGACGAGCCCGCGAGCCCCGGCGAACTGGGCCGCGGGTCGTTCGTGTTCACCGACGACTACTCGGTCTTCGACTGGGGCAAGATGCCCGACGAGATTCCGGACAAGGGCGCTTCCCTCTGCACGATGGGCGCGTTCAACTTCGAACTGCTGGAGGCCAACGACATCCCCACCCACTACGAGGGCGTAGTTATCGACGACGAGACCGTCGACCTCGGCGAGGCGCTCGCCGCGGGCGCGACGCCCGAGGAGATGGCCATCTCGCTGACGCAGGTGCCCGACCTCCCCTTCGCGGACGGCGAGTACGACTACGACGCCTACCACGAGGAAGCGGGCGAGAACTACCTCGTCCCCCTGGAGATCGTCTTCCGGAACCGCGTGCCCGTCGGCTCGTCGCTCCGCGAGCGCACCGACCCCGCCGACCACGGGCTCGACCACGACGAGTGGCCCGACGAGGTCGTCGACCTCAACGAGCCCGTGGTCGAGTTCTCCACGAAGTACGAGGAGCAGGACCGCTACCTCGACCGCGAGGGGGCCGACGCGGTCGCGGGCGAGGCGTCGATCGACCGCCTGGAGGAACTGGCCCGTGCCGTCAACTACGTCGTGACCGAGCAGGCCAGCGAGGCCGGACTCGTCCACGAGGACGGCAAGATCGAGTGCCTCTACCACGAGGGGGAGATCCGCGTCGCCGACGTCGTCGGCACCTTCGACGAGAACCGCTTCTCCTACGACGGCCAGCAGGTCTCCAAGGAGGTCGTCCGCCAGTACCACAAGCGCACCCAGCCCGAGTGGGTCGAGGCCGTGGGCGAGGCCAAGGAACGCGCCGACGAGGAGGACGTGGCCGACTGGAAGTCCCTCTGCGAGGAGTCCCCCGAACCGCTCGACGACGACGTGATTCGGGCCGCGCGCGACCTCTACTGCGCCGGCACTAACGCCTACGTCGGGCAGGACGTCTTCGAGGCCCCCTCGCTGCCCGAGGCCGTCGACGCGGTCCGGTCCCTCTGA